In the genome of Noviherbaspirillum saxi, the window GCGTGCGCAACGCCGAAGCCCAATTCGGCAAGGGCGACAAGCTGTCGCGCGCCGTTGCGAAATCCTACTTCAAGCTGCTGGCTTACAAGGATGAATATGAAGTAGCCCGTCTCTACACCGATGGGCAGTTCGTCGACAAGCTGAAGCAACAGTTCGACGGCGACTTCACGCTCAAATTCCATCTTGCTCCGCCGCTGCTGGCCAAGAAGGATAGCAAGGGTCATCTGCTCAAGGCGCAATACGGGTCGTGGGTGTGGCAGGGCTTCCGTCTGCTTGCTAAGCTGAAGAAATTGCGCGGCACGCGGCTGGATGTATTTGGCTATACCGCGGAGCGCCGGATGGAACGGCAATTGATTGTCGAATACCACGACATGATTCTGTCGCTGCTCGATACCCTCAGCGCGGACAAGCTGGCACTGGCGGCCGATATCGCAGCCCTGCCAGAAAAAGTGCGCGGATTCGGCCATGTGAAGGAAGCGGCCGTTGCGCAGTATCAGGCCGAACGAAAGGCCATGCTGCACAAGTATGCGGCGCACCAGCCGGGATTGCCGCACGCGGCATGATCGATGAAAACGGCGGGCGTCACATGCCCGCCGTTTTTATTTGCGCTTATACCTGAATCGCGCTTATCCCTGAAAAGTACGCAAGCCGTCGAGGTCCAATACGACGATGGCACCATACTCGGCACGCACCAGCCCGGCCTGCTCCAGCACGCGGATCGCACCATTGACCCGCTGACGCGATGCACCGCACAGGTAACCAATCTCTTCCTGGGAAATTTTCAGCTGCGGGCTGATGCCGGGATTGAGGTGCGGATTGAACAGTGCTGCCAGACAGCGCGCAAGCCGCGCATTGGTATCAAGCATGCGGTCATACTCGACCAGCGAGATGAACATGCTGAGCCGCTCGTTCAACAGCGTCATCACAAAACGGTTGAAGCCGATGCTGCTGTCGAGCAGCGACTGAAAGGTAGCACGCGGCATTTCCGCCAGGCGGGTATCGCGCAATGCCACCACATCGTATTGCCTTGGCCCGGTCTTGAGCAGCGAACCTTCGCCGAACCAGGCGCCGCCCAGCACGCCGGTAAAGGTGATGGCCTTGCCTTCCGGCGAGACACTGCTCATTTTCAGCAAGCCGTCGATGGTGCCGATCCAGTGGTTCACCGGCTCGCCCTTGCGGCACACATAGCCGCCGGCCGGCACGAAGCGTTCGACCACGTCATGCTCGACTTGCGCCATTTGTTCGGCGGTCAGCGATTGCGCCCATGCAGCCTGACGAATCATGGTGATCAGGGAAACCGGGGGCGAAGTCATCGTTTGTGTAGTGGAAGCCATGCGGTCGATCATATAACGGTGGTGCTGCGCGTGCCAAGCGCGATCAGGAAAGCTGATCATATCGGCAATTGTCCATTCTTGCGCATGACTCGGGGCAGGCAACGCGGCCTCCGGCGATTGCTGACATAATGAGCAACGCTGCACCGTTGCGCCTGCCGCGCGACACGTCCTCTCCCTTCAACCATATCACCATGAATCCTGGAATACTATACGCCGCCACGGCCTATGCGTTGTGGGGCATTTTCCCGCTGTACTTCAAGGCTTTGCAGGAAGTGCCTGCTTTCGACATTCTTTTGCACCGGATGATGTGGTCGCTCGTCTTTGTCGTCGTGGTGCTGGGCTGGCGCCGGCAATGGGCGTGGCTGGGCGAGGTCATGCGGCGTCCCAAGGTGCTGGCCGGTTTTGCCGCCAGCGCCGTGCTCTTGTCGAGCAACTGGTTCATTTATATCTGGGCGGTCAACAATGGCAACGTGGTGGAAGCCAGCCTCGGCTATTTCATCAATCCGCTGTTCAATGTGCTGCTCGGCTCGCTATTCCTGCGCGAACGGTTGCGTCCGATGCAATGGACCGCGGTGGCGCTGGCGGCCTGCGGCGTCGCCTGGCTGACCTGGCATGGCGGACAACTCCCCTGGATCGCGCTGATGCTGGCGGCGACATTTGCCCTGTATGGTTTGCTGCGCAAGACGGCGTCGCTCGGCGCGCTGGAAGGCTTGACGCTGGAAACGCTGCTGCTGTTCCCGTTGGCATTCGGCTGCCTACTCTTTCTCGCCGCCCGGGGCCAGAACAGTTTTGCAGCGGCATCGACCGCTACCCAATGGCTATTGGCCGCCGCCGGACCGATCACCGCGATCCCGTTGCTGCTGTTTGCAGCCGGTGCGCGCCGCATACCGCTGTCGTTGCTGGGCCTGCTGCAATATATCGGTCCGACCATCCAGTTGCTGCTCGGCGTGTGGCTGTACCACGAACCGTTCAGCGGCGTACGGCTGGCCGGCTTTGCCTTGATCTGGGGCGCGCTCGCGGTGTATTCGCTGGAAGGCTTGTGGCAGGCATGGGGCCGCAGACCGACCAATGCCTGAGACAGGCCGTTGCCATTGAAGCGTGTTCAGATCGTGATCTGCGTGCCCAGTTCGATCACCCGATTCGGCGGCACCTGATAATAGTCGGCGGCGCCACGCGCATTGCGTGACATGCCGACGAATAAATGTTCGCGCCATGGCGCCATGCCACGGCCGGGACCATGGATTACGGTCTGGCGGGCGATGAAGTACGAGGTTTCCAGCGTTTCGAATGTCAAGTTGAATGCTTCGGCGGCTTCCAGTGCGAGCGGAATATTCGGCTCATCCTTGAAGCCATAATGCACATTGAGCTGATAGCATTCCTGTCCCAGCGCATGCACGCGTACCCGCTCCGAGTCGGGCACCCAGGGCACTTCATGGATGATCACGGTCAGGAAAATCACCCGTTCATGCAAAACCTTGTTGTGCGCAAGATTGTGCAGCATCGCATGCGGCACACCATCGGTTTCGCCGCGCAGGTAAATCGCCGTTCCCGGCACGCGCAACGGCGGCGCGACGAACAGCGACTCCAGGAAAGCTTCCAGCGGTATCGCATGCTTTTGCAAATTGTCGAATATCAGTTCGCGCCCATGCTTCCAGGTCAGCATCACGGTAAACAGCACCACGCCCAGCAACAGCGGGAACCAGCCGCCATGCAGAATCTTGAGCACATTCGAGGAAAACAGCGATACGTCGATCACCAGGAAAAAGCCCGTCGCGAAAAAGCACAACGGTAGGTTGTAATGCCAGCGATAGCGGATCACGAAGAAAGTCAGTACGGTGGTGACCAGCATGGTCGCCGTCACCGCGATGCCATAAGCCGCCGCAAGGTTGGTCGAAGAACCGAAGCCGATGACTGCAAGCAGCACAACCGCAAGCTGCAGCCAGTTCACCATCGGCAAATAGATCTGTCCCATTTCGGAGGCCGACGTATGCTCGACCCGCATGCGCGGCAGGAAGCCGAGTGCGATCGCCTGCTTGGTCATGGAAAACGTGCCCGAGATCGTCGCTTGCGATGCAATGACCGTCGCCACGGTCGACAGCGCCACCAGCGGATAAATGCTCCAGGGACCGAGTTGCTGGAAGAAGGGATTGTCGACCGCTTCGGGATGCGCAATCAGCAGCGCACCCTGGCCAAAATAATTGAGTGCCAGCCCGGGAAAGGCGACCAGGAACCAGGCCATGCGAATCGGTTTCGATCCGAAGTGCCCCATGTCGGCGTACAGCGCTTCGGCTCCGGTAAACGCCAGCACGACTGCGCCCAGCGCAATGAATGCCACCAATCCGTTCTGGCGCATGAAATCAAGCGCATGCAAGGGGTTCAACGCGGCAAGCACTGCCGGTTCGGCGATGATATTGATGATGCCCATGACCGCCAGCGCGGCGAACCAGACCACCATGACAGGACCGAACCATTTGCCGATACCGGCGGTTCCGCGCGCCTGCAACGCATACAGCCCCACCAGCACGATCACCGTAAGCGGCACGACGAAAGGCTGCAGCCCGGGTGCGGCGACTTGCAAGCCCTCGATTGCCGACAATACCGAAATCGCCGGCGTGATCACACTGTCGCCATAGAACAGTGTGGCACCGAACAAGCCCATCACCATCAATGGAAAATAAAAAGGCCCGGTCTTGCTGACCGAGGACAGCGCCAGCGCCATCAAGGCCATGATGCCGCCCTCTCCGCGGTTATTGGCGCGCAGCACCAGCGTCACGTATTTGAGCGAAACAATGATCGTCAATCCCCAGAAGATCAGGGAAACGATGCCGAGCACATTATCGAAAGTCAGCGGCAGACCATGCGCTTTCGAAAAGACTTCCTTCATTGTGTAGAGGGGACTGGTACCGATATCGCCGTAGACGATACCGACGGCAGCAAGGGTCAGGGATGCAAGACCGGATTTCTGATGGGATTCAGCCACGTGGTTTGAAATATTGTTATGGTGCAACGCACAATAAGCGGCACGTCAAAAAATGACAAGCGGTTTTTCAGGATGGCGGCGATGAACAAAGGCAGCGTTGAGCATGCTCAATTGCATTGCTGCATTGCCAATGGGATTTCGCAACGGTGCCGACAGTGCGCCCGCAATGGCCACCTTGATCGCATTGATGTGTCTGTTTCATGCCTGCCGTGGGCATCATCGGTTATGCTTGCGGTCTTCCCTTTTTTCGCATGACTCCCTGATATTTCTATGGCTCAATACGTCTACACCATGAACCGGGTGGGCAAGATCGTCCCGCCCAAGCGCCAGATCCTCAAAGATATTTCGCTCTCCTTTTTTCCGGGAGCCAAGATCGGCGTGCTCGGCCTGAATGGCTCGGGCAAGTCGACGCTGCTGAAAATCATGGCGGGTATTGACAAGGATATCGAAGGCGAAGCGATACCGATGCCAAACCTGAACATCGGCTACCTGCCGCAAGAGCCGCAGCTCGATCCCGAGCAAACCGTGCGTCAGGCGGTTGAGTCGGCGCTGGGCGAAGTCTTTGAAGCACAGGCCAAGCTGGATGCGGTGTATGCCGCCTATGCGGAACCGGATGCGGACTTCGATGCGCTCGCCGCCGAACAGGCGCGGCTGGAAGCGATCATCGCCGCCAGCGACGGCAACAACGTCAATCTGCAGCTCGAAATGGCAGCCGATGCGCTGCGCCTGCCGCCGTGGGACGCGAAGATCGGCGTCTTGTCCGGCGGCGAAAAGCGCCGCGTCGCGCTATGCCGGCTACTGCTGTCCAAGCCAGACATGCTATTGCTGGACGAGCCAACCAACCACCTGGATGCGGAATCGGTCGACTGGCTGGAGCAATTTCTGCAGCGCTTCCCCGGCACCGTGGTCGGCATCACCCACGACCGCTACTTCCTCGACAATGCCGCGGAATGGATCCTCGAACTCGACCGCGGCCATGGCATTCCCTGGAAAGGCAACTACAGTACTTGGCTGGAACAAAAAGGAGCCCGCCTGAAGCAGGAAGAAGCGACCGAATCGGCACGTCAGAAAACCATCGCCAAGGAACTGGAATGGGTGCGGCAAAATCCGAAAGGCCGCCAAGCCAAGAGCAAGGCGCGTCTGGCCCGCTTCAATGAATTGTCGGAACACGAATACCAGAAACGCAACGAAACCCAGGAAATCTTCATTCCAGTCGCCGAGCGGCTGGGCAATGAAGTGATCGAGTTCAAGAATGTCAGCAAGGCTTTCGGCGACCGCCTGCTGATCGACAACCTGAGCTTCAAGATTCCGGCTGGCGCGATTGTCGGTATCATCGGTCCGAACGGCGCCGGTAAATCGACACTGTTCAAGATGATCGCCGGCAAGGAACAGCCGGATAGCGGCGACCTGGTGATCGGACCGACAGTCCGCCTGTCACTGGTCGACCAGTCGCGCGAACAGCTGGAAAACAAGAAAACCGTATTCGAAGACGTCTCGAACGGTGCCGACCTGTTGACCGTGGGCCGCTTCGAAATGCCGTCGCGCGCCTATCTGGGCCGCTTCAACTTCAAGGGTGCGGATCAGCAAAAGATCGTCGGCAACCTGTCCGGCGGCGAACGCGGCCGCCTGCATCTGGCCAAGACCCTGCTGATGGGTGGTAACGTGCTGCTGCTGGACGAACCGTCCAATGACCTCGACGTCGAAACCCTGCGCGCACTCGAAGATGCGCTGCTCGAATTTGCCGGCAGCGTGATGGTGATCTCGCACGACCGCTGGTTCCTCGACCGGATCGCTACCCACATCCTTTCGTTCGAAGGCGATTCGCAAGTGGTGTTCTTTGACGGCAATTACCAGGAATACGAAGCGGACAAGCGCAAGCGCCTGGGCGAAGAAGGCGCAAAACCGAAGCGCGTACGCTACAAGCCGGTCACGCGGTAAGACGATGTGGGGTTGCAGTGAACGCTGGCTCGCCGCGGCCCTGTCATAAAAAATGCCTTGTAAATGCCTCGTTCAACGAGGCATTTTTTCGAGTACAAACTCCTACCTTTACAAACTTGATGATGCTTGAGCCGGCTCAACGGCCGGCCTTCCGCCCTGCCAATTCGAACGTCAAGTTGCCCCAGAAACTGTCCCAGTCGATATCCGGCGTATCGGTCACCGGCACCATGTGCACCACGCTGATCATCCAGGCGCCGGCATAAGGCAAACCGAAACTGACCTTGCCGTCCGCGCCGGTGCGCGCACGAATCATCAGCGTCTGTCCATTGCGCTGATGCCATGCCTTGACCAGCGCATTGGGGAGCGGCTTGCTGTCAAAGAATAGCGTCAAGCCTAGTGTATCGCCGGCGGCTTTCGCGAGCGGATCGGAAGTCGGGACGATTTCCAGCCGCTGTCCGGTCAGCGCAGCAAAGCTGCCATCGGACTTGCCGCCGACCCGCAACAGCGTCTTCACATGACGGCGGTACCGTTCCCGCCCCGGAGCAGTCGCGTTGCCGGCACTCTCGCGCTGGGCGATGATGGCGTCCAGACCTTCTTCATGCAGGTAAGCATGGAACTTGTCGGCGGATAGCGTGATTTCGTTCGGATTGCCGTCGAACGCAAGCATATAGGTGCCGGAATTGGGAAACACCATTTGCAGTTCCGGCAACGGAGTTTCGGGCGGCAACTGAGTAACCAGGTCACGTGGCTTGCCCTTCGAATACAGCAGCAAGGCAGCGCTCTGCGTCGCGGCAAATGGAATCAGGTCGCCGCTGAAATATTCGCCGACATGCAAGGTCATTGCAACCGGTGCACCGACTGCCGGCGAAAAAGGCTTTGCCATCATCCAGAATTCGTGCGCGGCTGCCGGCAATGAGGCCAGCACCGCAAAGGCAGCGCACATGGCGCGCAGACTATTGTTCATCTTCACTGTATAGGTAGTCGGTACGATAGCGGCTGATCCATGATGGACGATACCATCATGCAATTCTACGCAAGCCGGCGTCGCACAGATTCAAATCGGCAGGTCAGGCATCTTCGGGCTTGCGGATCATCAGGAAGAAATGGGCTTTGACACCGAACACGCGCTTGTGCCCGACATCATGCGGCGGTGCGCCGGGAAGCATTTCGGCAAAGCGATACAGCGCCGGCGCATCAACCAGATTGAGCACCGATTCAGATGACCAGTCGCGATGGCCGGTGTGCGCAAGAATGCCGCGCCACCATGACGCAGGCAGCAAATGCAGCAACGGTATCCCGGTATTGAATTCGATGGGATGGCGGCGGTTGGAAGTCGACACGAAAACACCTTTGCGGGCGACGCGGTACAGTTCCTTGATCAGTGCGAGCTGGTGCACATTGCCGCCGACATGCTCGATCACTTCATTGCAGGCAACCCAGTCAAATGCACGGTCGGAAAACGGCAGGTGCGCTTGCTCCTGCCTGGATATGCGCATCGTCTGCCGCTGCGCATCGCCGGTCTGCGGCGGTTCGATCTGGTAAGACAGCATGCGCGCCCGTTCCTTCTGGTCGCTCCAGGAATTCAGGTAGTCGGGCTTTTCGAACAGGGCGGCGGGCATCATGCCGATATTGAGGGTGGTGTCATTCGGATTGCCTTTCTTGAATTCCATGAAGGCATCGAATATTTTTCGGCGCTGTGACTCCAGTATCCTGTCAACCACGCCGCTCGCCGGTGCGGCGCTGTATCGCGCATTGATTGCGTTCTTCATCTGATCTCCCGAAATGACAAGCTCGGTGGCCGTGGCTGCAAGGGTGGCGGCAGGGTGGACGGCTTGCCGGACTTCTCCTTGCCCATTATTCAACACGTCGCCCCTGCGGCGGTTGTGAAAACACAAGCGTGCATGTGTTCGGTCCGGATCACCGAATTAAATATTTCCATCGGGAACATTGCTTAAGAGAACCGGTCTATCCCGCATTCTTGCGTTACGGGTAGAGCGGGTTCAGAAATCATGGAACAAGTATTAAGCGTGTTGTACGGCGTATCCGGGTGTGCGGCGACAGTGCTGTATGTTCCGCAAATTCTGCGTTATCACCGCGACCATAGCGCCCGGCAATCGATATCGCTGCTTACCTGGAGCGGCTGGATCATGGTTACGCTGGTCACCGTGCTTTACGCGTTTTTTGTCGTCAAAAGTCCATTATTCGCCAGCGTTGCCGCATGCAATGCGATTGCACAGCTGATTGTGCTTGGCTACGGCCTTGCAGCGCGTCAGCGGCAATGGCTTGGCAGCAGCGGACAATAGCGGCGCCACCGGTTCAGCTTGATGCCAAGCGGTATGATCCTTCCCGCAGTTTTATAATCGGATTTCAGCCTCCTCAGGCGCAGCCACATCGCTGCGGCTCCATCCGCAGCGATACACGACGATATGTATTCGATACGCAGCTTCATCATGGCAGCAATTGCACCGCAGCGGCGACGCAGGCAAATTCAGGCATTGATCGCGGCTGCCTCGCTGATGGCCGCATCGGTGTTTGCTGCACCAGCCACCCCATTGATCGATCTGCAAATCGGCGTCGGCCTGACAAAGCCGCCATACATCCTCGGCCCAGGCGCCGGCGGCATGGAATATGAAATTGCCGACAAGGCATTGGAAGCGGCCGGCTATCGAATGGTGGCCCAACATCTGCCGCCGGCGCGCGCGCTTGCGCTGTTACGCGTGCGTCGTCTTGACGGCATGTTGTCGGTCGCGGAAGGCATAGGCGGCGAGAATTATTTTTCCGAGCCTTACCTGCATTATCAAAACGCCGCCATTTCACTGCGCAGCCGTGGCATCCGGCTGCGCGGCATGGACGACTTGCGCCTGTATTCGGTCGCCGCTTTCCAGAATGCCAGCCTGATTCTGGGCGACGAATTCCGCAGCGCGATTGCGCGGCATCCGGACTATAAGGAATATCCGCAGCAGCTGACGCAGAACAAGCTGTTGTTTACCGGGCGGGTAGATGTGGTGATCGGCGACCGGCTTATTTTCCGCTATCTGAGCCGGCAGCTTGAATCGCCGATCAATGTTCAGCAAGCACTTACCTACCATCCCTTGTTTCCACCCAGTCCGCGGATGGCAGCATTTCGTGATCCGGTGGTGCGCAATGCATTCAATGCCGGCCTGAAAACCATCAGACATAACGGCACCTACGGCGCGATTCTCAAGAAATACCAGGATTACATGCAGCCGTGATCGTACCGCCGTCAGTCAATGACGGCGAGAGCAGTTTGCCGTATCCTCACTCCAGCCGAAGGCTGGAGCGGTACTCGATCATTGCAGGCTGATGACTCCGCAGGCAACCCGCTTGCCTGCGTTTCCGGTCGGTTGGGTCTTGTAATCGTCGGGGTCGGCGTGCACGATGAGCGCCTTGCCGACGATGCTGTTGGGCGCACCCCTGGAAAGCGAAAAATCGCTGGCCGCCACCGCCAACTGCAGCACCGCGTTGCCCGCGGCATTCGCATTCAGATTACCTAGATCCCCGGCGTGATGGTCTGCATGGGCAGGATCGCCGTGGGATTTGGTGGAAGGATTGAAATGCCCGCCGGCACTCATCGCATCCGGCGCGCTGCAATCGCCCTTTTCATGGACATGGAAGCCATGCAGGCCGGGGGTCAGCCCGTCGATCCGCGCATCGACGAGTATCTTGTCGCCCTTTTGCATGAAACTGACTGCACCGTTGGCTTGGTTGCCTTCGGTCGGCTTCAACTGGGTCACCGCGATCGGGGTAGGCGCCTGGCTGGCCTGGTTTGCCGTGCCGGCGCAGCCGGAAAGAATAACGCTGCCAAGCAGCACGCTGGATAGGATGCGCATAGAAAACTCCTTTTGTTAAATTTTTTTTATAAAAGCAATGAAATGATACCCCGTGCAAGATAATCGCACGCAATTGCGCCTTTATCCGTACGCAGGGCCGGCCGCTTGATCTTGCTCAGTCGGATCGCACGGGTAAAATCGAGCGCGATATTCCCTAACAATTATTCAGGAGGATGCTTGAATAAACGCAAATTCATCGCAGCCGCGCTGGCCACCGGTGCGGCATTGCCTGCCAGTGTCATGGCCACGCCTGCCAATACCAGGCGGCAGACACCGACACTGTTGACGGTGACCGGCGCGATCGGCGCCGGCAATCGCGGTCCGCTCGATCCAGCGCTTGACCAGATGATGAAGAAGCAAGGCGTGAAGTTCGACAAGGCGCATGGCTTCGACTTTGCCGCATTGACCGCACTGCCTTCAGTCGCCATCCGCCCGACGCTGGAATACGATGCCAAGCCGCACGCATTGCGCGGTCCCCTGCTGCTGGATGTCGTCAAGGCTGCCGGCGCCGCTCCGCGCGACGATGCGCAACTGCTGTTGCGCGCAATCGATGGCTATGCAGTGGCAGTCACCGTGGCGGAATTGAAGAAGCACCGTTTCATCGTGGCGACGCACATGGATGAGCATCCGATGCCGCTGGGCGGTGTCGGACCGCTATGGGCCGTCTATGATGCGGACCGCTTTCCGGACATGGCTGCGCGCCCGCTCAACGAGCGTTTCGGATCATGCCCTTGGGGCCTGTACCACATTGAAGTGCAATAGTTGAGCTGTAATCCCGCTGCGCTCTAAGGTTTCAGCACGGGCGAATTCCCGGCGCGCTTGATGCGGGGAAGGCAGGATGGGTGGAACCACAGAGCACCGGCGCCGTGCCGGTAGCGGTACGAAGGGCCTGGAAGTAAACTTCAGGGATTGTCCTGCCGTTCGCCCTTTTCGCGTCCGAGAGTAGAGACCTGTTCGAAGGTTTCCCAATCCAGTTCGGTGACTTCAGGCTTGGGAATGTGGCGGTAGTGTTCAAGACCCTCGTTGATGTACTCGTCCGAGGTTTCATCCGGCTTGGCGGCATCGCTGCCGGCTTCGGCCGGCATGTCGCCCGGCTGGGCCGGCGCGGCTTCCTTGATCGGGAAGCGCCAGTAGACTTTTTCCAGTTGCAGACTGCAATTCTTGCGCACATGTTCGCGCAGCGTCATTTCGATGATGTGCGAGAGCCGGAAACGCTTCATCGGTTCGGACTCGACGATGGCGGTAAACGCCTTGCGGCCGGCCAGACGGGTGCTGTCGCAGGCAACCTGCACGCCGCTGCGCCGGAAGTAATCGATGATGGTTGCGTTGATTGCGGCGATATCGCGTTGCGCACGGCGTGCCTTGGCCTTGACGGTGATACTGAAGGCGATGATGCCGATGACAAGCGCAGCGAGCAGCACAAGCAGTGTCAATGTAATTACATCAGCATTAAATGGCATTCTTGTTCGACCTCACTGGCAGTGGCGTTGTTCGCATACTTGTATGCTGCATCGATTTGATCGCTTGTTCTGCTTGTTCTATTTCCTCGATGCGCAGATACGCCGTCGGATCATATCATCGCCTGCAGGCGATTGAATTGAATTGATGCAATACGGGCCAACGATAGGATTTGCCTGTAGGACTGAATCCGACATCGACCCGTCATGATCGGCTCTTCAGTCAGGCCGACTTTGCCAGCAAGCTGAAATGTTCGACCACGGGCGGCGCGGCAAAGTACGGACCGACGATCGCGCGCCATTCCTGGAACGCCGCCGATTCGCGGAAATCGACGGTATGGTTTTCCAGCGTGTCCCAGAAAATCGTCAGGATATAGCGTTCCGGCGATTCAATACCCTTGTTGACTTTATAACCCTGAAATCCCTTTGCCTTGGAAATCACTTGCTCAAGGCCGCGCTGAATGGCAGCGTCGAATTCGGTTTGTTTGCCGGCTTGAATGCGGATATCCGCGAGTTCGAGAATCATGTTATTCCTTTGTGCAGTTGCGTGATCCTCGATTATTGCATCTTCCGCAGTGGAAATTGCAGCAAACCACATAGCGGCACGGAAAGCCGATGCTTGCTAACCGGCCGCCGACGCACGGGAGGGGCCGGAATGCCACTACTGACTACTGTAAACATGCAAGCTATACCTACCGTCCGGGAAGC includes:
- a CDS encoding Crp/Fnr family transcriptional regulator produces the protein MIRQAAWAQSLTAEQMAQVEHDVVERFVPAGGYVCRKGEPVNHWIGTIDGLLKMSSVSPEGKAITFTGVLGGAWFGEGSLLKTGPRQYDVVALRDTRLAEMPRATFQSLLDSSIGFNRFVMTLLNERLSMFISLVEYDRMLDTNARLARCLAALFNPHLNPGISPQLKISQEEIGYLCGASRQRVNGAIRVLEQAGLVRAEYGAIVVLDLDGLRTFQG
- the rarD gene encoding EamA family transporter RarD: MNPGILYAATAYALWGIFPLYFKALQEVPAFDILLHRMMWSLVFVVVVLGWRRQWAWLGEVMRRPKVLAGFAASAVLLSSNWFIYIWAVNNGNVVEASLGYFINPLFNVLLGSLFLRERLRPMQWTAVALAACGVAWLTWHGGQLPWIALMLAATFALYGLLRKTASLGALEGLTLETLLLFPLAFGCLLFLAARGQNSFAAASTATQWLLAAAGPITAIPLLLFAAGARRIPLSLLGLLQYIGPTIQLLLGVWLYHEPFSGVRLAGFALIWGALAVYSLEGLWQAWGRRPTNA
- a CDS encoding potassium transporter Kup, whose translation is MAESHQKSGLASLTLAAVGIVYGDIGTSPLYTMKEVFSKAHGLPLTFDNVLGIVSLIFWGLTIIVSLKYVTLVLRANNRGEGGIMALMALALSSVSKTGPFYFPLMVMGLFGATLFYGDSVITPAISVLSAIEGLQVAAPGLQPFVVPLTVIVLVGLYALQARGTAGIGKWFGPVMVVWFAALAVMGIINIIAEPAVLAALNPLHALDFMRQNGLVAFIALGAVVLAFTGAEALYADMGHFGSKPIRMAWFLVAFPGLALNYFGQGALLIAHPEAVDNPFFQQLGPWSIYPLVALSTVATVIASQATISGTFSMTKQAIALGFLPRMRVEHTSASEMGQIYLPMVNWLQLAVVLLAVIGFGSSTNLAAAYGIAVTATMLVTTVLTFFVIRYRWHYNLPLCFFATGFFLVIDVSLFSSNVLKILHGGWFPLLLGVVLFTVMLTWKHGRELIFDNLQKHAIPLEAFLESLFVAPPLRVPGTAIYLRGETDGVPHAMLHNLAHNKVLHERVIFLTVIIHEVPWVPDSERVRVHALGQECYQLNVHYGFKDEPNIPLALEAAEAFNLTFETLETSYFIARQTVIHGPGRGMAPWREHLFVGMSRNARGAADYYQVPPNRVIELGTQITI
- the ettA gene encoding energy-dependent translational throttle protein EttA — translated: MAQYVYTMNRVGKIVPPKRQILKDISLSFFPGAKIGVLGLNGSGKSTLLKIMAGIDKDIEGEAIPMPNLNIGYLPQEPQLDPEQTVRQAVESALGEVFEAQAKLDAVYAAYAEPDADFDALAAEQARLEAIIAASDGNNVNLQLEMAADALRLPPWDAKIGVLSGGEKRRVALCRLLLSKPDMLLLDEPTNHLDAESVDWLEQFLQRFPGTVVGITHDRYFLDNAAEWILELDRGHGIPWKGNYSTWLEQKGARLKQEEATESARQKTIAKELEWVRQNPKGRQAKSKARLARFNELSEHEYQKRNETQEIFIPVAERLGNEVIEFKNVSKAFGDRLLIDNLSFKIPAGAIVGIIGPNGAGKSTLFKMIAGKEQPDSGDLVIGPTVRLSLVDQSREQLENKKTVFEDVSNGADLLTVGRFEMPSRAYLGRFNFKGADQQKIVGNLSGGERGRLHLAKTLLMGGNVLLLDEPSNDLDVETLRALEDALLEFAGSVMVISHDRWFLDRIATHILSFEGDSQVVFFDGNYQEYEADKRKRLGEEGAKPKRVRYKPVTR
- a CDS encoding DUF4198 domain-containing protein, with product MNNSLRAMCAAFAVLASLPAAAHEFWMMAKPFSPAVGAPVAMTLHVGEYFSGDLIPFAATQSAALLLYSKGKPRDLVTQLPPETPLPELQMVFPNSGTYMLAFDGNPNEITLSADKFHAYLHEEGLDAIIAQRESAGNATAPGRERYRRHVKTLLRVGGKSDGSFAALTGQRLEIVPTSDPLAKAAGDTLGLTLFFDSKPLPNALVKAWHQRNGQTLMIRARTGADGKVSFGLPYAGAWMISVVHMVPVTDTPDIDWDSFWGNLTFELAGRKAGR
- a CDS encoding class I SAM-dependent methyltransferase; the encoded protein is MKNAINARYSAAPASGVVDRILESQRRKIFDAFMEFKKGNPNDTTLNIGMMPAALFEKPDYLNSWSDQKERARMLSYQIEPPQTGDAQRQTMRISRQEQAHLPFSDRAFDWVACNEVIEHVGGNVHQLALIKELYRVARKGVFVSTSNRRHPIEFNTGIPLLHLLPASWWRGILAHTGHRDWSSESVLNLVDAPALYRFAEMLPGAPPHDVGHKRVFGVKAHFFLMIRKPEDA
- a CDS encoding PQ-loop domain-containing transporter, coding for MEQVLSVLYGVSGCAATVLYVPQILRYHRDHSARQSISLLTWSGWIMVTLVTVLYAFFVVKSPLFASVAACNAIAQLIVLGYGLAARQRQWLGSSGQ
- a CDS encoding substrate-binding periplasmic protein is translated as MAAIAPQRRRRQIQALIAAASLMAASVFAAPATPLIDLQIGVGLTKPPYILGPGAGGMEYEIADKALEAAGYRMVAQHLPPARALALLRVRRLDGMLSVAEGIGGENYFSEPYLHYQNAAISLRSRGIRLRGMDDLRLYSVAAFQNASLILGDEFRSAIARHPDYKEYPQQLTQNKLLFTGRVDVVIGDRLIFRYLSRQLESPINVQQALTYHPLFPPSPRMAAFRDPVVRNAFNAGLKTIRHNGTYGAILKKYQDYMQP
- a CDS encoding superoxide dismutase family protein is translated as MRILSSVLLGSVILSGCAGTANQASQAPTPIAVTQLKPTEGNQANGAVSFMQKGDKILVDARIDGLTPGLHGFHVHEKGDCSAPDAMSAGGHFNPSTKSHGDPAHADHHAGDLGNLNANAAGNAVLQLAVAASDFSLSRGAPNSIVGKALIVHADPDDYKTQPTGNAGKRVACGVISLQ
- a CDS encoding molybdopterin-dependent oxidoreductase; the protein is MNKRKFIAAALATGAALPASVMATPANTRRQTPTLLTVTGAIGAGNRGPLDPALDQMMKKQGVKFDKAHGFDFAALTALPSVAIRPTLEYDAKPHALRGPLLLDVVKAAGAAPRDDAQLLLRAIDGYAVAVTVAELKKHRFIVATHMDEHPMPLGGVGPLWAVYDADRFPDMAARPLNERFGSCPWGLYHIEVQ
- a CDS encoding antibiotic biosynthesis monooxygenase family protein encodes the protein MILELADIRIQAGKQTEFDAAIQRGLEQVISKAKGFQGYKVNKGIESPERYILTIFWDTLENHTVDFRESAAFQEWRAIVGPYFAAPPVVEHFSLLAKSA